The following DNA comes from Eleginops maclovinus isolate JMC-PN-2008 ecotype Puerto Natales chromosome 8, JC_Emac_rtc_rv5, whole genome shotgun sequence.
ctgttgtgGACGTTCTTcagtcagtgtgtttctgtttgcagaGGCTTTGTGTTTTAGTGGATATCGATACGCTTCTTTTTATCTGCACTCTCCTctctcactgacagcagcagagactccTCCTGTGTCAGAGAGACAGTTGGAAAGTATCGAGGCCGCAAAAAAAACCCCTTTGAGGCTGGGAGGAAAAAATCAGCGAGCATCCCCCATACGGACTCCCTTTGGGGggtctgcagcaggaagtgtgtgtgtgtgcgtacgtgTGAGGAGCATGTTGGAGGGTTATCATGAGTCAGGGATGATCACAGTGCAGTAATGTATCTGTGTGTTGGCTGCAGGCTCTCAGCTGCTCCATTATTCATCATCAGACAGATGAATGGCTGTGGCAGGACGCTGAgccagaaggtgtgtgtgtgtgtgtgtgtgtgtgtgtgtgtgtgtgagcgacaGAGACAGATGATAAAGTGTGTAGGAGAGATTTACTGTGAGTGTTGAGGGGGGGTGCGTGACTGCGGTGTTTATTCGTTACATAAATTGGTTTCCATATTGTGTGTTTGGCCTCTAATTAAAAACGTCTTGGCTTCGCTTCACATAGTTTGCGCACCGCGTCCCGGAGAAGTCATTTCAGGTGAAAGtaggaaagtgtgtttgtgataGGAGCTGTTGTTGGAGGAAAACTAAACCCAGGGTGGGCATGTGAAGGTGGATCATTGTTCCCTCTTACtgtgaagtttgaaaagaaattcaaaagaaaaaataatcagactTTCGTAAAAGTCGAAATCACAAAAAAGTCTGATTtctttctgatttctttctgatTAAAGAGAGCAAGGGTTAGGAAAACAACATcgcacatttgtttttgagtgGTGCTGTCTACGTATGaatcagcagctttaagacgtgaacCAACTCTTACTTTGTGTACCCGTTCAAACCTCGCCTTATCTTCTATTTTAACACAGATCATTTTCATAGTGCAACAGACATTTAACTCCTAACCCACCTGGACGTGTTCTCCAGCGTGCTGCGGACCTCACTCATCTGCTCCGTCCCGAAATACACCACGGTCAGATGGACACGGCCGTcctgacgcacacacacttccctgcagaaacacacacacacacaggaagggaTGAAAGGCTTCTCAAGCAGGAAGGAAGAGGACGAAGGGAGGTGTGTGCTTAAACGAATAGTCCAAAAACATCTCGCTTCCTTCAGTAACAAAAGCCTTCGCTCCTCAAATGCTGTTCCATCCCGATTTAAATGCGATCTCTTTGATAAAATATGCATCAAACAGACGTCCCCTCTGGACCCGGGGGAAGTACACACTCTACACAACATTTCCTGACATTAATAGACTAAAGGATCACTCCATTAATCCTGAAAATACCCAGAAAACAAACTGCTTCTTAAATAATCTTCATTTTCAGTGATAATCCGGAGtcacagcgcacacacacacacacacacacacacacacacacacacacacacacacacacacacacacacacacacacacacacacacacacacacacacacacacacacacacacacacacacacacacacttcactccTCTGTACCTCagctgcggggggggggggggttaatggTCTACACTGGAAGAAGAGCCGTGATGATGAGCGGCGATTATTCTCACACTAACGAGGACACACTGATGAAGTTTTACAGCAGAATACAACATCTTTTTTAGGACAGCTGCTCATTCCTAATTATTCACACTGTGCAGAAAAATAGATCCATGTATTTTATAGGAACTGGGAAAACGTTGTGTCACAGCAGCaggtcaaataaatatagtaaatacaacaaaacatttatatctATAGTTTACAGTCGACTAAATAATATGAATCATTCACTATATCACAAAATGATGGAatacataacaacaacaacaacaacaataatacatattattattattattattattattattattattattattattattatagcgGTCAGCCAGATAGGTGGGGGTCTGGTTGTGGAGGGCTTTATCTGTGAGCATGGGGAGCCAGTGCAgctggatgagggtgggggtgatggtCCCGGCTGCAGAGTTATTGAGGAGTGGGCAGAGGCAGAATATGAattacatttccctttttaaaaaaaggtgtctGATGTTTCTCTGCTCTGATACCGCTATCCTCTTCCTGTCTGATTAAAAAGAAACTGGAATTTAAACTGGTTTCAGGATCAAGTTGTCCTGAGTTAATCATCACCTCGGACACAACAAACCTTATCAAACAGTTCATTTGCTGCATCTGTTTGTGTCACATTCAATGCATGAAAGGGGATTCATTTCCTTTAATTAAGGAAGAAAATTACCAGGAAAACAAGAAGTCCTGCATTTCAAGAAACTCTGACAAAAGGTTTTTAGTTTACTGATTATTAGAATGTTCTGTAAACTataaatcattttcagtttagttttttatttattataaacttgattttttaaaacttataatTCTATTTTCACTTCAGTGTATTAGTTTAATTATTATGTTGGGCTATTTCTTACaggaatatgtatttttaaacattattagGCGATATATAATTCATAGAATTGTAATTATATTAGTAattattatctttaattaatattaaactaaatgtcCGCTGATAAATCGTCTCATCTGTTTAAAGGCTATATAAAGACAGCTTATAGCTCTAGACCACAGAACAGAAAGAGTTGATGGAAATAAACCTGGGTCTCTCACCTGAAGTTGGTCATGAAGTGCTTGAACTTCTCGGTGCGTTTGGACAGCGGGACGATGATGTTGATGGGGACGTTGGACGTGTCCACCTGCTCGTTCCTGACCTTCATCAGCGGGCCAAAGGGTCTGAAGAAGACGAGGCGCCTGAACTCCTGAGCGGCTTCTCCTCTGAAGGTCAGCTCGTACAGTGTCCCTTTGTCCTTCTCCGTACGCGTGATACCTGAGGAGACgcaaagacaggaagtcatcGAGatgtatttaaaggggccctgtcCTGCTCTTCTCCAGGTCCATGTTTGCATTtggttcctctactgtgacatgctttgatgttctagttgaccggctctgttgtgattggtcaaccgcttaaagaggtcccgccccttagccttatcatgtacgatgtgttggagcgctaaccaataggaGTGCAAGTTttctgtagtgatgtcactatgtggctggaagtaaacaaaggagtggaatggaggcgtttcaggcagtgtggGACAGGAACTGaacgttgggattttagcctctgctgaccatttacatgcattaaaacctacaggacacactacaggacagagaACATCCCCGAAAGGGAACTCTTTAACATTGCATCACTTAAACCAGTGTGACTGAAACCCAGTGCAGAAACAATGGCTGTTGTTTGGGTTTGCTGGCAGATTTTGTCGCAGtgattttgttttcctgcagagagaggcttCAGGCTTTTGTTTAAATCCCCCGAGCACTTTCTGTGTTTCCCAGTGCCAAAGACCATTTACTTTCCCTGTTATTCTTctaaaaatatcccaaaaacagcccctgtttttgtttttaaggggAACATCATTCTGACAGACTGATAGTGTGTTTCTACACGGGGTGGAAAAAGAGGGCATATAAGGAGCCAGGGGACATTATCcatccactgctgctgctgggcaaagagccacacacacacacacacacacacacacacacacacacacacacacacacacacacacacacacacacacacacacacacacacacacacacacacacacacacacacacacacacacacacacacacacacacacacacacacacacacacacacacacacacacacacgcacacacacagaggttatTATGGTCATCCAGACCAATTTTGTTGTTGCAGGCTTTACGTCAGCGTGTTCCTCCAGAGAGAAGTTGTTTTTCAATCACTCTGCTATTACCAGGATTATTACTCACAAATGGACTCTGAACTCTGCGGGGACCGAGAGGAAAAGGGAATAGGGTTCACAAAGTGGGAAGTGAGACGAGACAGTAAAAGAAAGGGACAGGAAGAAACATATAAGGgaatacacctgaacatcagcaggagaggactctttaaagtagagacactacatactgatatacacctgaacatcagcaggagaggactctttaaagtagagacactacatactgatacacacctgaacatcagcaggagaggactctttaaagtagagactctacatactgatatacacctgaacatcagcaggagaggactctttaaagtagagacactacatactgatacacacctgaacatcagcaggagaggactctttaaagtagagactctacatactgatatacacctgaacatcagcaggagaggactctttaaagtagagacactacatactgatatacacctgaacatcagcaggagaggactctttaaagtagagacactacatactgatatacacctgaacatcagcaggagaggactctttaaagtagagacactacatactgatatacacctgaacatcagcaggagaggactctttaaagtagagacgctcAATAGTCAATTAGCCTTCCTGTTGTGCTTCCTTTGATGGTCACAGGGTCACTCAGTAATTTAGACTCAaagctccacttcctgtctctgtgccTCTCGTTCTGAAAGGACTGCAGCTCCTGCTTGTGTGCAGTTTTAGCTGGCCGCTCTGAGAGCTCCCTGAAGATGCTTTTGTCCGTCTGGCCTTGTGGAGTTTACTCTGCTTTCATTTGTCTGCTGCAAACAATCCGCTAGTTCAGGATTTAAGAAGAATATAAGTGTAGGAATCCATTAAACAGCGTTGacttaaaaccatttaaaagcagcaggaaGGAGTTACTGTTTCATGGAAAGCTGCACAATAAATGAACAAAGAATAagataataatgttttattgttttaaacgcatttcatttgtttttagtgccctgtaaataaataatacatacagCTGCATTTTGTTTCTGTAATCTTGAGGAATGTTGGAGGCTGTTTACACGCAGACTGCATCAGAACTCTAAGATAAGACAGGAAcaaacagcagctccatttcCGAAACGCCAGGAGCccctcccaaacacacacacacacacacacacacacacacacacacacacacacacacacacacacacacacacacacacacacacacacacacacacacacacacacacacacacacacacacacacacacacacacacacacacacacacacacacacacgatgatATGCCTGTTTGTGATGGAGGAGCCTCTGAGTtcctttcctgtgtttgtgatCCCAACTAATGATGAATCACTCCTctgttcataaacacacacatacttctGACCGTCCAGGGATTCATGTCCAACAGGAGGTGGAGTTTAGTCTGGAGTCCAGGAAATTACTTCTTATCTGTGCATTTTCTTTCCCAGTTGTGTTGACAGAAGTCTGTATCAGACAGTCAATACTGACTTTACTTTCAGTTTACTGTTCTTCATCCCCGGTCCAAAGAAACCATCCTTCTCCCAGTGGGATGAATGGTTGTGGTGACAGGAGGAAATGTAAACACATCAACACTGACCATGCATTTCCTTTGAGACACATTCACTGCTGCAGAGGAGTCGTGCAGAAACCTGAAGATGTGTTACTTTAAATACATGAGCCAGACTCTTCCTCATGTTTGAGCAGCTTCCCAGCAAAGCATTAATGCTTTTACTGAATAAAAGCGAGCAGGCTGAGCTACGTCAGGGAGTTTAAACAAGGAGGAGCGTGCATGACCAGGATTAGAGGTTCTCTCTGCTTCTATTAAGTACTTCAAGAACATTTTGAGGACAATGTTTAGAAACGTTTGACTGAAGTATTTCCACAGGGCGGTCATCCTGCTACTGAAGATCAAATAATCCATGGTacttatattttacatttcctttttatgctACTATTTTATTTGCATCTCCTTCAGAACACCGTACAGCTGCAGAGGAGCGTGCATGACCCCGATGTTTCCTCTCACCTTCTACAAAGTCGGACGGCGTGTACACCTTGCTGGTTTTCTCGGCTGCGGGGGTGTTGAGGCTGTGCAGGGCCGTCTCCAGGACCTCCCCCAGCGCTTCCCTCTTGTCCCTCCTCACCGGCTTCTCCTCGGGGTGCCGGGTCAGCCCCGTCTCCAGCTGGTAGACCCTCTGCAGGGTGAAGCTCTCGAACGGCAGCACGGCGTACTCGCTGGGCAGCCGCACGCCGACGCTCACCTCCGCCTTCGCCGCCTGGCTCCTCAGGAAGTCCTGCAGGTCGGACTGCTGGCTCTTTGCGCCTTGGTTCTCCCCCAGCAAACCCCCCTGGGATCGGGCTCCTGGTTCCTGGGCCTCAGCGGGGCCCCCGGACGCTCTCTTCAGGCTCTCCTGCACTCCCTGGAGAAAAAGCACAGGACTCTCAGATCAGGACCAAAGCGGACAGGTGGGTTCAGGAGCAGCCAGACAGGAAGCATTCATCACTTGGAACACACCCTGACTCTGGTCTTCTCTTATAGCCAGATATTGTCCCCTTATCCTGACCTCTGTCGTCTATAGCTGTGGTTCTCAACTGGGAGTCGCGGACCCATTTTGAGTGAGGCGCAATTATgcaagtgaaaaacaaaaagtggagaaaaaaaaagaaatcacggAAAAAagtctgacttttattttgaaggcccAAAGGTCTAACCCTGCAGTAGCGGGTCTACTGGAAATGTCCGAGACCAGAAACGGTTTTGAAAACTGCTGTCACGTAGTGATCAACGATTGGCCACAAGTCTGTCTTTTTACTTCATGCAAAAAATACGTGCTATAGACAATAtatattactgcagtggttCAGAACTTTGGGTCATGATTTATTGAAGAAGGAAAAGgtgggtcctgaggcttgaccagttgagaaccactggtcCATATCAAAGACCACATTTCCTCTGGCAGCAGAAGACTTCTGAGAGACTCAGAGATGGGACGTCGAGACACAGTTTTAACCGTTACGATATTTCATCCTACAGAACGTTAAGAGACAGACGGTCTACGTGCCTATTATCTATCTGCCTCTGTTTAGCTTTGTTTGACCTCAACATACAAGTCATCTCAACGGTAGGTCAAACAGAGAAGGGAAAGACAGCACgttggaaatgtgtgtttaaagcgCCTCAGTGGAAACAAAGGGAGGAAGCCTTTTCATTCTGTCCTGATTCTGAATGTGACTTCAGGGTCACAGTGACATGTTCCTCATATCCTCCACAGTGTGTTCTTCACATGCTGTAGTATGTTTGATTACTCCACCTTCAGCTGCTGGCTGCGCTCCTGCAGAGCCTCCTTCAGCTGCGAGATCTGCTTCTTCAGGGAGGAGATGTGGAGGCGGTGCTGCTCCTCGCgctcctgcagcagcacctGGTAGGACGGAGCTCCTGCAGGCCCTCTGCCCTGAGCATTTCTGACTCCTCCTccagcacctcctcctcctcctcctcctccggtCCCCGGCCCCAGGGAGGCGTGGTTGGGTCCGGCGCGGGGCAGCGCGAGGCTCAGCGGGGGATCGACAGAGTGCGGAGGGCTGCAGGTCATCACGTACAGCAGCGACAgcgagcagcagagcagcaccaACACGCCTCCCACACGGGACACCCAGGAGAGGAGGCCGCGGCGCAGCATGGCGTCATGtagcatcaaacacacacacacagatatatcaGGTGACGTCACACACTCCGACGAtaagagggtgtgtgtgagtctgttcCATCACCCAGCGGGGAGCTTTATCAGCGCGAGGTCAGATTATTTAGAGAGGAAACTCTCTCCTGCTGGTGGAAAGAGCTCCGCGTTGGGCTGGAAACATGGTGACATCATCCCTCAGTCATACGTGACTCATGAGCCGGGGGGGCGATGGAGCAGAAATGTTCAGTTTCATGGCAGAGAAAATCCTGTGTGGAGAGCCGAGAGTCCTCATGATTTcctgagagagagaacagaaagAAGAGAGGTGAGTCAAATCATCCTCACCTTTATTAAAGAGTGTGTTAcatagtgcatgtaaagggtctgaaACGCCTCCGATTGGActcatggtgacatcactacggaacactcacGCTCTTATTGGGTAGCGCTcgaacacattgtacgtgataggctaaggggcgggacatctctaagcggttgaccaatcacgaataaagagctttctgaactgAAAGTCCCAGGAGACTCTACACACCGATATTACAGAATGAGCAGAATGTGTAAAACGTTGGACATAAAGGAGTCAGAAACACACCAGACCACTCTGAAGGAAAGGGTTTCACCGACCTCGCCAAACTAAGCATTCCTGGAAACAGAGATGTCAGTGaagtgtgagaaagagagagagagggtgtgtgcgtatagatgagtgtgtgttcagtggaTACAGAGCAGAGGAACTGGGAAACATTGGGTGACTTCACCGTTCTTTTGCTGCAATAAGTGGAGTCAGAACAAActggaaaaatgtgttgctgaaTGTCTCGTTGAGTCAGAGACTTAGGAAGTCTGCAAAACTTTGAGACATGACTCGGTAAAATCTggagaataaaaatacaaataataaaagatttttagaaagaaaatatttaataattaaaatctctgcaaataaaaactaaaatactgactttttatttttaattaagacataaatacaacaattataataaatataaatatataaataaaaaagaaatccttttttaaataaactaataaaacatatattattttaaatgtcctaataaatataaacaaatacaaaattataataaataaataaaatatatgcatcTTTTATTGAtcgttaaaataataataatcaaataagtttattaattacaaaaaaacatccatatATAAATACGTTACCTTCATTTTGGGAATACAATTGACTTTTTAAGATTGAAGACATGGCTTTTTTAATTCTATGTTGGATCGTTTTTTGGTTTGTGGTGACAGAATTAGTACAAGGAAAAATATTTACCAACAAACAACTCACAGTTTGATGTGAGGTTCCTGTTCTGAATGATTACACCCGTTTAAATATGCATGTTGTATAAATACAGTACGTATATATAGGTATTTGAGGGAGGGTCTCAGTGCTGGAGGGGCtgtaaatgtgtctctgtgtgtcagccTCCACAGGCAGCTCTTTCACTCTGCAGCTGAGAGCTAATGAAAGGATTAGTATGTGAAGCAGTGAAAGCAGGACTGTTGTCCAACAGGAGtctggagcaggagcaggagcagcacCTCCTCCAGACACTCAGGAAATaactgaggagaggaggggggagaaaagggAGTGAAATATAGTCGCTGTGATTCAGAGAGTTTAATCTTTTAAAAACTGCAGGGAAATCCTCATGATGTCAACATTTAagttctactttaaagagtcctctcctgctgatgttcaggtgtatatcagtatgtagagtctctactttaaagagtcctctcctgctgatgttcaggtgtatatcagtatgtagcgtctctactttaaagagtcctctcctgctgatgttcaggtgtatatcagtatgtagagtctctactttaaagagtcctctcctgctgatgttcaggtgtatatcagtatgtagtgtctctactttaaagagtcctctcctgctgatgttcaggtgtatatcagtatgtagagtctctactttaaagagtcctctcctgctgatgttcaggtgtatatcagtatgtagtgtctctactttaaagagtcctctcctgctgatgttcaggtgtatatcagtatgtagagtctctactttaaagagtcctctcctgctgatgttcaggtgtatatcagtatgtagtgtctctactttaaagagttctctcctgctgatgttcaggtgtatatcagtatgtagagtctctactttaaagagtcctctcctgctgatgttcaggtgtatatcagtatgtagtgtctctactttaaagagtcctctcctgctgatgttc
Coding sequences within:
- the csgalnact1a gene encoding chondroitin sulfate N-acetylgalactosaminyltransferase 1; translated protein: MLHDAMLRRGLLSWVSRVGGVLVLLCCSLSLLYVMTCSPPHSVDPPLSLALPRAGPNHASLGPGTGGGGGGGGAGGGVRNAQGRGPAGAPSYQVLLQEREEQHRLHISSLKKQISQLKEALQERSQQLKGVQESLKRASGGPAEAQEPGARSQGGLLGENQGAKSQQSDLQDFLRSQAAKAEVSVGVRLPSEYAVLPFESFTLQRVYQLETGLTRHPEEKPVRRDKREALGEVLETALHSLNTPAAEKTSKVYTPSDFVEGITRTEKDKGTLYELTFRGEAAQEFRRLVFFRPFGPLMKVRNEQVDTSNVPINIIVPLSKRTEKFKHFMTNFREVCVRQDGRVHLTVVYFGTEQMSEVRSTLENTSREASFKNFTLLQLDEEFSRGRGLDVGARAWKGGNVLLFFCDVDIYFTADFLNTCRLNTQPGKKVFYPVLFSQYNPTLIYGSPEHIPPVEQQLAIKKDTGFWRDFGFGMTCQYRSDFINIGGFDIDIKGWGGEDVHLYRKYLHSNLLVVRAPSRGLFHLWHEKHCADELPPDQYRMCMQSKAMNEASHGQLGMLFFRQEIEAHLRKQKNPKKT